In the genome of Nevskiales bacterium, the window ATTCTGGCCGGTGTTGCTGACCACCCGCAGCCGGTCGGGAACCGGATTGAAATCCACGCCGAAGGCACCGCCCTGCAAGCCGGTATAGCCGCTGGGGCAGCTCATATCGCCCATGGCGGGTGCCGCCAAGGTGCTGACCAGGGTCGCGGCCCCGGAGCTCGTGTTGACCGTGTACAGGCGACCGGTACCGCCGTCATTGGCCAGCAGGTAGAGCAGTCCGTTGGCCGGACGGAAATCCATACCGACGATATCGCCGGTGACGCCCGACAGCGCCACACCGCTGCGGAACACCGTCGGCGCGGACGGATCGAAGCTCACCAGACGGTTGCTGGCAGTGAGGCCGAACACGGCGCCGGGACCGCCGCCGCCGTCGTCGTCGTCGCTGTCGCCGCCACAGGCGGCCAGCAGGCCCAGCAGCAGGGCTGCGCAGCCAACTCGATATGCGGATTCAAGCCTCATGACTGTCCCCCTCCTTGTTTGATTTCTTCTCGATGAATGGAAGGCCCGGCCGGTGGCCGGGCACCGAATACAATACGGTCTGGGCAGGGTTTCGGATGCAGGGCCGCTTCAGGCAGCCAGGGCAGCCAGCAGCCGCTCGTGAATGCCCCCGAAATCGCCGTTGCTCATGACCACGACCTGGTCCCCGGGGCGGACGCAATCGCTCACCGCCCGCACCAGCCGGTCGAGGTCGTCGAGCACGCGGGCGCGCGGGCCCAGCGCGGCAAGGGTGTCCGCCAGGCTCCAGTCGAGGTCGTCGCGCTGATACAGAAAGCTCCGATCGGCGCCCGCCAGCGCGTCCGCCAATTCCTGCTTGTGCACGCCCATGCGCATGGTGTTGGAGCGCGGCTCCAGCACCGCGATGATGCGCCCGTTCGCTGCGCGCGCGCGCAGGCCGGCCAGCGTGGTGGCGATGGCCGTCGGGTGATGCGCGAAATCATCATAGACCTTCACGCCCCGCACCTCGCCGCGCAGCTCGAGCCGGCGCTTGACGTTGCGGAAACGCCCCAGCGCCTCGACCGCCTGCGCCGGCGCCACGCCCGCATGGCGGGCGGCCGCGATCGCCGCCAGCGCATTGCTGACGTTGTGCCGGCCCAGCAGCTCCCAGCGCACCGTGCCCTGGACGGCACCGGCGCAGCTCACTTCGAACGCACTGCCGTCCTGCGCCAGCAGGCGCGCCTGCCAGCCGTCGCCGCGGTCGAAGTATTCCACCGGCGTCCAGCAGCCCATCTGCAGCACGCGCGCCAGCGCGGCATCGTTGCCGTTGCATACGATGCGCCCGGTGCCGCCCGGCACGGTGCGCACCAGGTGATGGAACTGGCGCTCGATCGCGGCCAGGTCCGGGAAGATGTCGGCGTGATCGAATTCCAGATTGTTGAGGATCGCGGTACGCGGCCGGTAATGCACGAACTTGCTGCGCTTGTCGAAGAAGGCCGTATCGTACTCGTCGGCCTCGACCACGAAGAAAGGCGTCCGGCCCAGGCGAGCCGAGACCGGGAAATTGCAGGGCACACCCCCGATCAGGAAGCCGGGTTCCAGCCCCGCATGCTCGAGGATCCAGGCCAGCATGCTGCTGGTCGTGGTCTTGCCGTGTGTGCCGGCCACCGCCAGTACCCAGCGTCCTTGCAGCACCTGTTCGGACAGCCACTGCGGGCCCGAGGTGTACGGCAGTCCGCGGTCCAGCGCGGATTCCATGGCCGGGTTGCCGCGGGTCACGACGTTGCCGACCACGACGCAGTCGGGCGCCGGCTCCAGGTGCGCGGGGTCATAGCCGCGCATCACCTCGATGCCCAGCTGCTGCAGCTGCGTGGACATCGGCGGCCAGGCATTGGCGTCCGAGCCGGTGACGCGATGGCCGGCCTCGCGCGCGATCGCGGCGATGCCGGCCATGAAGGTGCCGCAGATGCCGAGGATGTGGATGTGCATCAGGACACCACTGCGCTGGCGGACTGCGTCGCAGCCTGGCCGAACAGCAGGTTGATCACCAGCACCGAAATCAGCTCATACAGCAGCACCAGACCGAAGGCCGTCAGCAGGCGCACCTCCAGCGCCACGCGCAGGATGTAGGCCTGCACCGCCAGACTCCAGGCGCCCAGCGCCAGCACCAGCAGCACCGGGCCGACGGGGGCCTGGACCTCGGTGCCAGCGCCAAGCTGCTTCATGTAAGGCAGTAGGATCGAGATCGGCCACCAGGCCAGCAGACTGAAGAAACTGCCGGCGATGACCAGCGCGGTGAGCGTCTGCGGCAGGCGGTTGCCGAAATTGCGCAGGCGCAGCAGCGTGTGCGCATAACCGGCCAGCACCGCGAAGGACACCAGCGCCTGCAGCAGCGGCAGGGGGCCGCTCATCCCCTGCAACCGGAACAGCAGCACGCCGCAGCCGATGAAGGCTGCGCTGCCCGCCGCCAGCAGCGGGTAGGAGGTAGGCAGGTGCTGCGGCCCGCCGCGCAGCAGCAGGATCTCGCCCATGGCGCGTATGACGCTGTTCAGCATAGAAAGGAAAATGCGACAAGCCCGGGATTAGGCACGCATAATAGCGGCTTGTTCCATCAGCGAAAACAGCCCCGCATGAGCGGCTTTCTCTACCTCGACACGCCCGCGGCGCTGGCCGAGCACTGTGCGCGCCTGCGTGGGCGCGACTGGCTGGCGGTGGACACCGAGTTCATCCGCGAGCGCACCTACTACCCGCAGCTGTGCCTGGTGCAGGTTTCCGACGGCGAGACCCACGCCTGCATCGACCCGCTGCGCCTCGCCGACCTCGGCCCGCTGCTGGAGCTGCTGTACGATCCGGCCATCACCAAGGTGTTCCACGCAGCCGGCCAGGACCTCGAGCTGTTCTATCACCTCACCGGCAAGGTACCGGGGCCGGTGTTCGATACGCAGCTGGCGGCCACGCTGGCCGGCTTCGGCGACCAGGTCGGCTACGCGCGCCTGGTACAGGACCTGCTCGGTGTGACGCTGGACAAGGCGCACACGCGTTGCGACTGGAGCCGCCGGCCGCTGGCCGAGGCCGAGCTGGCCTATGCCGCGGACGACGTGCGCTACCTGTGCCAGGTGTACGCAAAGCTGCGCGCGGAGCTGGCGCAGCGCGGGCGGCTGGACTGGCTGGCGGCGGACTTCGCCGCGCTCAGCGACCCGGCCCGCTACGAGAACCTGCCCGAGGACGCCTGGGCGCGCATCGGCGCCGCGCACAAGCTGCGGCCCAACCAGCAGAAACTGGTGCGCGCCCTGGCCGCCTGGCGCGAACAGCAGGCGCGCAGGCTCGATCGGCCGCGGCGCTGGATCCTGGCCGATGACGTGCTGCTCGATCTCGCACGGCGCCAGCCGAAGACGCTCGAGGACCTGGCGCGGCTGCGCGGACTGCCGGAAGGCCTGGTACAGAAACAAGGCGCTGCCCTGCTCGCCGTACTGGCCAATGCCGCGCAGGCGCCCGCGCCGGCCGCGGAGCGCGAAGCGCCGCGACTGGCCGCCAGCCAGCAGCCGCTGCTGGAACTGCTGCAGGCGCTGGTGCACGCGGTGAGCGAAGAACAGGCCATCAGCCCGGCGGCGCTGACCAGCCGCCGCGAACTGGAGCGCCTGATCCTGGGCGAGCGGGAACTGCCGGTACTGTCGGGCTGGCGGCGGGCCGCGATCGGCGAGCCGCTGCTCAAGTTGCTGGAGGGACGCGCGGTACTGCGCGTGAAGGAAGGCCGGGTACGGCTCAGCCCAGCGCCTGGTTGATGCGCGCGTAGATCTCTTCGATGTCGCCCTCGCCGTCGATGGCGGCGAGCTTGCCCTGCTTCTGGTAGTACTCGATCAGCGGTTCGGTCTGGTCCTGGTAGACCTTGAGCCGGTTGCCGATCGTGTCCTCGTTGTCGTCGGCGCGCTGCAGCAACTCGCCGCCGCAGCGGTCGCAGACACCGTCCTTCCGCGGCGGACTGTAATAGACGTTGTACATCTGGCCGCAGTCCTTGCAGGTGCGGCGGCCGGTCAGGCGCTTCATCAGCGCGTCGAACTTGACGTCGATGAGCAGCGCCTTGTCCAGCGGCTGGCCGAGGCTGCCCAGCACCGCGTCGAGCTCGCGCGCCTGCGCGCCGCTGCGCGGGAAGCCGTCCATGATGAAACCACGCTCGGTGTCGGCGTCCTGCAGCCGCTCGCGGATCATGCCGATCACGATCTCGTCCGCCACCAGCTGGCCGGCATCCATTGCGGCCTTGGCCTTCTTGCCCAGGGCGGTGCCGGCGCGCACCGCGGCACGCAACAGGTCGCCGGTGGAAATCTGCGGGATCCCGTGGCGCTCCATCAGTTTCTTGGCCTGGGTGCCCTTGCCCGAACCGGGCGCGCCGAGCAGCACGATGCGCATGC includes:
- the rnd gene encoding ribonuclease D, which produces MSGFLYLDTPAALAEHCARLRGRDWLAVDTEFIRERTYYPQLCLVQVSDGETHACIDPLRLADLGPLLELLYDPAITKVFHAAGQDLELFYHLTGKVPGPVFDTQLAATLAGFGDQVGYARLVQDLLGVTLDKAHTRCDWSRRPLAEAELAYAADDVRYLCQVYAKLRAELAQRGRLDWLAADFAALSDPARYENLPEDAWARIGAAHKLRPNQQKLVRALAAWREQQARRLDRPRRWILADDVLLDLARRQPKTLEDLARLRGLPEGLVQKQGAALLAVLANAAQAPAPAAEREAPRLAASQQPLLELLQALVHAVSEEQAISPAALTSRRELERLILGERELPVLSGWRRAAIGEPLLKLLEGRAVLRVKEGRVRLSPAPG
- the mpl gene encoding UDP-N-acetylmuramate:L-alanyl-gamma-D-glutamyl-meso-diaminopimelate ligase, which codes for MHIHILGICGTFMAGIAAIAREAGHRVTGSDANAWPPMSTQLQQLGIEVMRGYDPAHLEPAPDCVVVGNVVTRGNPAMESALDRGLPYTSGPQWLSEQVLQGRWVLAVAGTHGKTTTSSMLAWILEHAGLEPGFLIGGVPCNFPVSARLGRTPFFVVEADEYDTAFFDKRSKFVHYRPRTAILNNLEFDHADIFPDLAAIERQFHHLVRTVPGGTGRIVCNGNDAALARVLQMGCWTPVEYFDRGDGWQARLLAQDGSAFEVSCAGAVQGTVRWELLGRHNVSNALAAIAAARHAGVAPAQAVEALGRFRNVKRRLELRGEVRGVKVYDDFAHHPTAIATTLAGLRARAANGRIIAVLEPRSNTMRMGVHKQELADALAGADRSFLYQRDDLDWSLADTLAALGPRARVLDDLDRLVRAVSDCVRPGDQVVVMSNGDFGGIHERLLAALAA
- a CDS encoding adenylate kinase produces the protein MRIVLLGAPGSGKGTQAKKLMERHGIPQISTGDLLRAAVRAGTALGKKAKAAMDAGQLVADEIVIGMIRERLQDADTERGFIMDGFPRSGAQARELDAVLGSLGQPLDKALLIDVKFDALMKRLTGRRTCKDCGQMYNVYYSPPRKDGVCDRCGGELLQRADDNEDTIGNRLKVYQDQTEPLIEYYQKQGKLAAIDGEGDIEEIYARINQALG